In Heterodontus francisci isolate sHetFra1 chromosome 5, sHetFra1.hap1, whole genome shotgun sequence, one DNA window encodes the following:
- the spice1 gene encoding spindle and centriole-associated protein 1, whose product MSLIRWNRSGCSQGAGKSRRKKTAPAPRREWDNTISDLSVHRPSPEELARRYQNRVSRNRAEAEWELRHRAAGHRRGKAAGKEPLVMTELLLDQRQLRDVLARSDRALALVRDLFGDAPRRQAGFPNVTAAPGCEKAPSAGLVAPRCEQPTQLSLLSESVMDSQALNETGDTTSDRQLSDESVEEADAPVSMDYQSNIDSNGRFPDRKQQKTPQPIGSIASSQSLGLKTPETPCTPSCASGNHTGLNATAAIQRVKSRVQSGTESNTELDGSSQFETARGIQQVLHPSSGNSKKGISKDNNCSVSTKNMGDSRQEDKQLSLEVLQEMIENIDQEMVEYERQTGRKVTGWSPQRGHSLTGFTFSLVSLISRLAHYLKENEIRQQQEKENQQQLLEKSKEQRALIDALTAEFLTMQNEIISVQTNLHQYMIKTDEELFLLKQMLHGSIEAERSKPKPSQSIDAHEVKETAAEGGTLHSCVYSVRQDKVNAPILRAVPNTGEKLFDSLEKIQPLANQYKAKLLEIAGRGQSLPEQLFGPAVLLSPPRQRNSQVPTGSQTTINLFQEKSLSNNVYLKSNDAHSSQIHKEVPVSPGVLKEGKDFTEYLGTQNQNQLQEYQDLTQQSKFWDANKVQKNLSLTFPVTNLPQMHEMQQPGTINNTTTCILRTKENNMEVKRGQDLSLDKWLKHEAMLSQITELQLQNSALKAHLSQFKMGKLSNSAPQIEKTIPSTCESLQQRITELNHQSAEARSKLLKLIEQQRQVSGDSASPPISPIPPEGIWTETGNKTLDVLIPLPNGLDSSTGTTPSPVSRTNRNRSTDNASTTSSSLHLDNGDENRAPVPQRMKPERLKEEGWFALSTHTM is encoded by the coding sequence ATGTCGTTGATCCGGTGGAACCGCTCCGGCTGCTCGCAGGGAGCTGGGAAGAGCCGCAGGAAGAAGACGGCCCCGGCCCCGAGGAGGGAGTGGGACAACACCATCAGCGACCTGAGTGTTCACCGGCCTAGCCCGGAGGAGCTCGCTCGGCGCTACCAGAACCGCGTCTCCAGGAACCGGGCGGAGGCTGAGTGGGAGCTCCGGCATCGGGCCGCGGGCCACAGGCGGGGCAAAGCTGCCGGGAAGGAGCCGCTGGTGATGACCGAGCTGCTGCTCGACCAGCGGCAGCTCCGGGATGTGTTGGCGAGGTCTGACCGGGCCCTGGCTCTGGTCCGGGACCTGTTCGGCGATGCCCCGCGGCGCCAGGCCGGCTTCCCAAACGTGACGGCGGCTCCGGGCTGCGAGAAGGCGCCGTCGGCGGGGCTGGTGGCACCGAGATGTGAGCAACCCACTCAACTGTCCCTCCTCAGCGAGTCAGTCATGGACTCCCAGGCCCTGAATGAAACCGGCGACACAACGTCAGACCGTCAGCTGTCGGATGAGAGTGTGGAAGAAGCAGATGCTCCAGTCTCCATGGACTATCAGAGCAACATTGACAGCAACGGCCGCTTTCCGGATAGGAAGCAACAGAAAACTCCTCAGCCCATAGGAAGTATAGCATCGAGCCAGTCCCTGGGTTTAAAGACCCCAGAGACTCCCTGTACACCGAGCTGTGCCTCAGGGAACCACACAGGCTTAAATGCTACTGCTGCAATCCAGAGAGTGAAGTCAAGAGTGCAAAGTGGAACTGAAAGCAATACGGAACTGGATGGCTCATCCCAATTCGAAACCGCAAGGGGAATTCAACAAGTACTTCATCCTAGTTCAGGGAACTCAAAAAAGGGCATTTCAAAAGACAACaattgcagtgtgtctaccaaaaaCATGGGAGACAGTAGGCAAGAGGACAAGCAGCTGAGCCTGGAAGTACTGCAGGAAATGATTGAGAATATTGACCAGGAGATGGTGGAATATGAACGCCAGACAGGACGCAAAGTCACAGGCTGGTCGCCACAGAGAGGTCACAGTCTGACAGGTTTCACTTTCTCTCTGGTCAGCTTGATAAGCAGACTGGCCCACTATCTGAAAGAGAATGAAATTCGGCAGCAGCAGGAGAAAGAAAACCAGCAGCAACTTCTCGAAAAATCCAAGGAACAACGAGCACTGATTGATGCACTGACTGCAGAATTTCTGACAATGCAAAATGAAATTATTTCTGTGCAGACTAACCTGCATCAGTATATGATCAAAACAGATGAAGAGCTGTTCTTGCTGAAACAGATGTTGCATGGATCTATAGAAGCAGAAAGAAGTAAACCAAAGCCAAGCCAAAGCATTGATGCTCATGAGGTtaaagaaacagcagcagaaggtgGGACTTTACATTCTTGTGTTTACTCTGTCAGACAAGATAAAGTAAATGCACCTATTTTAAGGGCTGTACCAAATACTGGAGAGAAACTTTTCGACAGCCTGGAAAAAATCCAGCCCCTTGCAAATCAGTACAAAGCGAAACTGTTAGAAATAGCTGGAAGAGGTCAGAGTTTACCTGAGCAACTATTTGGCCCTGCTGTGTTGCTTTCTCCCCCaagacagaggaacagccaagtacCTACTGGATCACAAACTACAATTAATTTGTTTCAAGAAAAATCTCTGTCTAATAATGTATATCTGAAATCAAATGATGCACATTCCTCACAAATTCATAAGGAAGTTCCAGTGTCCCCAGGTGTACTCAAAGAAGGAAAGGACTTTACAGAATACTTGGGAACACAGAACCAAAACCAACTGCAAGAATACCAAGATCTTACCCAGCAATCAAAGTTTTGGGATGCTAATAAAGTACAGAAGAACTTGAGTCTCACTTTTCCTGTTACTAATTTGCCTCAAATGCATGAAATGCAACAACCAGGAACTATTAATAACACAACGACATGTATTCTGAGAACAAAAGAGAACAATATGGAAGTTAAAAGGGGTCAAGACCTTTCTTTGGACAAGTGGCTTAAACATGAAGCAATGTTATCTCAAATTACTGAGCTACAGTTGCAGAATTCTGCTCTCAAAGCCCATCTTAGTCAGTTCAAAATGGGTAAATTATCTAATTCTGCACCACAGATTGAAAAAACCATTCCCAGCACTTGTGAAAGTCTTCAGCAGAGGATCACTGAGCTCAACCATCAGAGTGCTGAAGCACGCAGCAAACTATTGAAGTTGATTGAACAGCAGAGACAAGTTTCTGGTGATTCTGCCTCGCCACCCATTTCTCCTATTCCACCTGAAGGTATATGGACAGAAACTGGCAACAAAACGCTGGATGTGTTGATCCCTCTGCCCAATGGATTGGACTCTTCCACAGGGACCACACCGTCCCCTGTCAGCAGAACAAACAGAAATAGATCTACAGATAATGCTAGTACAACTAGTTCCTCACTACATCTGGACAATGGTGACGAAAATAGGGCACCTGTTCCTCAAAGAATGAAGCCAGAAAGATTGAAAGAAGAAGGTTGGTTTGCACTGTCTACTCATACCATGTGA